Proteins found in one Mucilaginibacter gracilis genomic segment:
- a CDS encoding nitrilase-related carbon-nitrogen hydrolase yields MPRIIKSGLIQMSLPKTEGEGTIKEIVDAMIQKHIPYIEEAGKQGVQILCLQEIFSTPYFCPGQDAKWYASAESVPGPTTDLMAQYAKKYNMVIIVPIYEREQAGVLYNTAAVIDADGTYLGKYRKNHIPQTNGFWEKFFFKPGNLGYPVFQTKYAKVGIYICYDRHFPDGARCLGLNGAEIVYNPSATVKGLSQYLWQLEQPAHAVANGYFMGCINRVGEEKPWNLGKFYGTSYHVNPRGQIIGQASEDNDELLVTEFDLDMIDEVRSTWQFFRDRRPETYGPITEL; encoded by the coding sequence ATGCCACGAATCATTAAATCCGGCCTCATCCAAATGAGCTTACCCAAAACCGAAGGCGAGGGTACCATCAAAGAGATTGTAGATGCCATGATACAAAAGCACATCCCGTATATTGAAGAAGCCGGTAAACAAGGTGTACAGATACTTTGCCTGCAAGAAATATTCAGCACCCCGTACTTTTGCCCCGGTCAGGATGCCAAATGGTACGCCTCCGCCGAAAGTGTACCCGGCCCCACAACTGATTTAATGGCCCAATACGCCAAAAAATACAACATGGTCATCATCGTCCCGATATATGAAAGGGAGCAGGCCGGTGTGCTTTACAATACCGCCGCCGTAATTGATGCCGATGGTACGTACCTGGGTAAATACCGCAAAAACCACATCCCACAAACCAATGGCTTTTGGGAAAAATTCTTTTTTAAACCCGGTAATTTAGGCTATCCGGTGTTCCAGACTAAGTATGCCAAAGTAGGCATTTATATTTGTTACGACAGACATTTTCCCGACGGCGCACGTTGCCTGGGCCTAAACGGTGCCGAAATTGTGTACAACCCATCGGCAACAGTAAAAGGTTTATCGCAATACCTGTGGCAGTTAGAGCAACCCGCGCACGCTGTAGCCAACGGTTACTTTATGGGCTGCATTAACCGCGTTGGCGAAGAAAAACCCTGGAACCTGGGCAAGTTTTACGGTACATCGTACCACGTAAATCCCCGCGGACAAATTATCGGCCAGGCATCCGAAGATAACGACGAACTACTGGTTACCGAGTTTGATTTGGACATGATTGACGAAGTGCGCAGCACCTGGCAATTCTTCCGCGACCGTCGCCCCGAAACCTACGGCCCGATAACGGAACTGTAA
- a CDS encoding LOG family protein produces the protein MKENRIRKAFENKDWNEIKVTDSWQILKIMAEFVDGFEKLAKIGPCVSIFGSARTKADHKYYQLTEKIAALLTKQGYGVISGGGPGIMEAANKGAFEAGGKSVGLGIELPFETFENKYIDRDKLLEFKYFFVRKVMFMKYAQGFIAMPGGFGTLDEFFEAVTLIQTGKIARFPIVLVGTEYWGDLIEWTKDKMLTAGNIKAEDLNLFRLVDTAEDAVDHIVKFYEKYIIKPNF, from the coding sequence ATGAAAGAGAATAGAATACGGAAGGCGTTTGAAAATAAAGACTGGAACGAAATTAAAGTTACCGACTCGTGGCAGATACTCAAAATAATGGCCGAGTTTGTTGATGGGTTTGAGAAACTGGCTAAAATTGGCCCCTGCGTATCCATATTCGGTTCGGCACGTACCAAAGCCGATCATAAATATTACCAGTTAACCGAAAAAATTGCCGCCCTGCTAACCAAACAAGGCTACGGCGTAATATCAGGCGGCGGGCCCGGCATTATGGAGGCAGCCAACAAAGGTGCTTTTGAAGCCGGGGGAAAATCCGTTGGTTTAGGTATCGAACTGCCCTTTGAAACGTTCGAAAATAAATACATCGATCGCGATAAGCTGCTGGAGTTTAAATACTTTTTTGTGCGCAAAGTAATGTTTATGAAATACGCACAGGGCTTTATAGCCATGCCCGGCGGCTTTGGCACGCTCGATGAGTTTTTTGAAGCCGTTACCTTAATACAAACCGGTAAAATAGCAAGGTTCCCCATTGTTTTAGTTGGCACTGAATATTGGGGCGATTTAATTGAGTGGACAAAAGATAAAATGCTAACCGCCGGCAACATTAAAGCCGAAGATTTAAACCTCTTTCGCCTGGTTGATACTGCCGAAGATGCTGTAGATCATATTGTTAAGTTTTACGAAAAATATATAATTAAGCCCAATTTCTAA
- the hydA gene encoding dihydropyrimidinase, translated as MSILIKNGRIITSADDSVADIYIEGETIVAIGKNLDYQAGTVIDASDKLVFPGGIDPHVHLSMPFMGTFSSDTYETGTRAALYGGTTTVIDFVLQTQGDSLKNALADWQSRATGTAVGDYSFHMAVTDFNEDIKAEIKQMVEEEGITSFKTFMAYKGALMVDDRQMFDLMSEVKKQGGMVTAHATNGDMIDLLVAKHRAQGKLSPLYHYLSQPEVTEAEASNRFAQMAGYTGCPAYIVHLTCEGALNAVRQAGARNYQVFAETCIQYLILDASLYEQDFEGAKWVMSPPLRQKKDQAALWAGINQGLLQVVATDHCPFMWEQKLMGKNDFSKIPNGHPAIENRIELLYSEGVDKGKISLSKFVEVSSTNAAKAFGMYPRKGTIAVGSDADIVIFDPNEKHTLSAATHHMNVDYSGYEGWQVAGKVKTVLLRGKVVIDNNQCLVQKGNGQFIKRNKVSNIL; from the coding sequence ATGTCAATATTAATTAAAAATGGCAGAATCATAACCTCTGCCGATGATTCAGTGGCCGATATTTATATCGAGGGCGAAACTATAGTTGCTATCGGTAAAAATCTGGATTATCAAGCCGGTACGGTTATCGATGCTTCGGACAAACTCGTTTTCCCGGGTGGTATCGATCCGCATGTACACCTGAGCATGCCTTTTATGGGCACCTTTTCGAGTGATACCTACGAAACCGGAACCCGTGCTGCACTATACGGAGGCACCACAACCGTTATTGATTTTGTGTTGCAAACACAAGGCGACTCACTAAAAAATGCCTTAGCAGATTGGCAATCGCGCGCAACGGGCACAGCCGTTGGCGATTACAGTTTCCACATGGCCGTTACCGATTTTAATGAAGATATAAAGGCCGAGATAAAACAAATGGTTGAAGAGGAAGGCATAACCTCCTTTAAAACCTTTATGGCCTATAAAGGTGCACTGATGGTTGATGACCGCCAGATGTTTGATTTGATGAGTGAAGTGAAAAAACAGGGCGGGATGGTTACTGCACATGCAACTAACGGAGATATGATTGACCTCCTTGTGGCAAAGCACCGCGCCCAGGGCAAGCTATCCCCCCTGTATCACTATCTGTCGCAACCCGAAGTTACCGAAGCCGAAGCCTCTAACCGTTTTGCCCAAATGGCCGGTTACACAGGCTGCCCGGCATACATTGTTCACCTCACCTGCGAGGGTGCCTTAAACGCCGTTCGCCAGGCGGGCGCACGCAATTATCAGGTATTTGCCGAAACCTGTATCCAGTACTTAATTTTAGATGCCTCCCTGTACGAGCAGGATTTTGAAGGTGCCAAATGGGTAATGAGCCCGCCCTTACGCCAAAAAAAGGATCAGGCCGCACTATGGGCCGGTATTAACCAGGGCTTACTGCAAGTTGTAGCAACCGACCATTGCCCTTTTATGTGGGAGCAAAAACTGATGGGTAAAAACGATTTTAGCAAAATACCCAACGGCCACCCCGCAATAGAGAACCGGATAGAACTATTATATTCCGAAGGAGTAGACAAGGGCAAAATCAGCCTGTCTAAATTTGTGGAAGTATCCAGCACCAACGCCGCCAAGGCATTCGGCATGTATCCCCGCAAGGGCACCATAGCCGTAGGCAGCGATGCCGACATTGTGATATTCGATCCAAACGAAAAACACACCCTGTCTGCCGCCACCCACCACATGAATGTTGATTACTCCGGCTACGAAGGCTGGCAGGTAGCCGGCAAAGTAAAAACCGTATTACTACGCGGCAAAGTAGTTATTGATAACAACCAATGCCTGGTACAAAAAGGCAACGGCCAATTCATCAAACGCAACAAAGTATCAAACATATTGTAA
- a CDS encoding NAD(P)-dependent oxidoreductase, with protein sequence MAITNFRLTTDEYTENFSDIHPPFENLTAALVEANRCIFCYDAPCIKSCPTSINVPKFIKQIATENIKGSAHTIFDSNIMGGGCSKVCPVEKLCEGSCVYNLMEEEPIQIARLQRYSTEKAIREKWPLFTRKPSNGKKVAVVGAGPAGLSCAHVLSRQGVDVTIYEKEAKGGGLMTYGIAAYKVTPEFCEDEVNYVLSLGGIEINYNQELGKNITLPELQSQYDAVYIGIGVGLARQLEIPGEHLEGVEDAISFIYDIRSKPFNQVKVGENVAVIGMGMTAIDAATQAKRLGAKQVTMVYRRTEAEMPCTQVELDIAKLDGCNIIWLAAPKEVLGVDGKATALVCSKMILGEPDASGRRSPIETGETIVLEVDMIIKAAGQMPFESLVSGLSLENKYGKITTDAHGVTSLNGVFAGGDCVNGGREVVDAVQAGKDGAAGILEFLSV encoded by the coding sequence ATGGCTATAACTAATTTCAGGCTTACAACTGATGAGTACACCGAGAACTTCTCGGACATACATCCCCCGTTTGAAAACCTTACGGCTGCACTGGTTGAGGCTAACCGCTGCATTTTTTGTTACGATGCACCCTGCATCAAATCGTGCCCTACCAGCATCAACGTGCCCAAGTTTATTAAACAAATAGCAACCGAAAACATTAAAGGTTCGGCCCATACCATATTCGATTCCAATATTATGGGTGGCGGCTGCTCCAAAGTTTGCCCGGTAGAAAAACTATGCGAAGGCTCATGCGTGTACAACCTGATGGAAGAAGAACCCATACAGATAGCACGTTTACAACGTTACTCCACCGAAAAAGCCATTCGCGAAAAATGGCCTTTGTTTACCCGCAAGCCGTCAAACGGTAAAAAAGTAGCAGTAGTAGGCGCGGGGCCTGCCGGTTTATCGTGTGCGCACGTGTTATCCCGCCAGGGCGTTGATGTTACCATTTACGAAAAGGAAGCCAAAGGCGGCGGCTTAATGACTTATGGTATAGCTGCTTACAAGGTAACCCCCGAGTTTTGCGAAGACGAAGTTAACTACGTACTATCATTAGGTGGTATCGAAATAAATTACAATCAGGAATTAGGTAAAAATATTACCCTGCCCGAACTACAAAGCCAGTACGATGCCGTTTACATAGGCATAGGCGTTGGCCTTGCCCGCCAGTTAGAAATACCCGGCGAACATTTGGAAGGTGTTGAAGATGCCATCAGCTTTATATACGACATCCGTAGCAAACCCTTTAACCAGGTTAAGGTAGGCGAAAACGTAGCCGTAATAGGTATGGGGATGACGGCTATTGACGCCGCCACCCAGGCCAAACGCCTCGGCGCAAAACAGGTAACCATGGTTTACCGCCGCACCGAGGCCGAAATGCCCTGCACCCAGGTTGAGCTTGATATAGCTAAGCTTGACGGCTGCAACATTATTTGGCTGGCCGCTCCTAAAGAAGTATTGGGTGTTGACGGCAAAGCTACCGCGTTGGTTTGCAGTAAAATGATTTTGGGCGAGCCCGATGCAAGCGGTCGCCGCTCGCCAATTGAAACTGGCGAAACCATTGTTTTAGAAGTAGACATGATTATAAAGGCCGCCGGGCAAATGCCCTTTGAGAGCCTGGTATCTGGCTTGAGCCTCGAAAATAAATATGGCAAAATAACAACCGATGCCCACGGCGTAACCAGCCTGAACGGCGTATTCGCAGGCGGCGACTGCGTAAACGGGGGCCGCGAAGTTGTAGATGCCGTACAAGCCGGCAAAGACGGCGCAGCAGGGATTTTAGAATTTTTAAGTGTGTAA
- a CDS encoding AMP nucleosidase translates to MNEEKEIKKDALIVERSKKVKEVQGPVRSGLKTKEAIVNNWLPRYTGRPLEDFTPYIILTNFSGYLQLFSKWHNDAPIMGLDKPMQSVSADGITIINFGMGSALAATVMDLLTAITPKAAIFLGKCGGLKKKNNVGDLILPIAAIRGEGTSNDYMPPEVPALPSFALQKAISTTIREHDRDYWTGTCYTTNRRVWEHDKKFKKYLKTLRAMAIDMETATIFTTGFANKIPTGALLLVSDQPMIPEGVKTAASDSKVTEQYVETQLKIGIDSLKQLINHGLTVKHLKF, encoded by the coding sequence ATGAACGAAGAAAAAGAGATTAAAAAGGATGCTTTAATTGTTGAACGCTCTAAAAAAGTAAAAGAGGTACAGGGGCCTGTGCGCTCCGGTTTAAAAACTAAGGAGGCTATTGTAAACAATTGGCTGCCACGCTACACTGGCCGCCCGCTCGAAGATTTTACACCTTATATCATCCTCACTAATTTTTCGGGCTATTTACAGTTGTTTTCAAAATGGCATAACGATGCACCCATTATGGGCTTAGATAAACCCATGCAAAGCGTAAGTGCCGATGGTATTACCATTATTAACTTTGGCATGGGCAGCGCCCTTGCAGCAACCGTGATGGATTTGTTAACCGCCATTACACCAAAGGCCGCCATATTTTTAGGCAAATGCGGTGGCTTAAAAAAGAAAAATAACGTTGGCGATTTAATATTGCCCATAGCCGCCATACGCGGCGAAGGCACATCAAACGATTATATGCCACCCGAAGTACCCGCCCTGCCGTCATTCGCACTGCAAAAAGCCATCTCAACCACCATACGCGAGCACGACCGTGATTACTGGACAGGCACCTGCTATACCACCAACCGCCGTGTTTGGGAACACGATAAAAAATTTAAAAAATACCTTAAAACCCTGCGAGCAATGGCCATTGATATGGAAACCGCAACCATTTTCACAACCGGCTTTGCCAACAAAATACCCACCGGTGCGCTGCTTCTGGTGTCCGACCAGCCCATGATCCCCGAAGGCGTAAAAACCGCCGCAAGCGATAGCAAAGTGACCGAGCAATACGTAGAAACCCAACTAAAAATAGGTATCGACTCGTTAAAACAACTCATCAACCACGGCCTAACAGTAAAACATTTAAAGTTTTAG
- a CDS encoding M20 family metallo-hydrolase produces the protein MTDTNTLFNNAVGLLGQLIATQSFSREEANTAAIIVDFLNARGVKTERKMNNIWARNQYFDAAKPTILLNSHHDTVKPNTGYTRDPFEAKIEDGKLYGLGSNDAGGSLVSLISTFLYFYERQNLKYNLCLAITAEEEISGANGLELIIPDLGQLDFAIVGEPTQMQLAIAEKGLMVLDCTAHGKAGHAAREEGDNAIYKAMKDIEWFRTYRFPKESEIFGPIKMSVTMINAGSQHNVVPATCTFTVDVRVTDAYRNEQVLEMIKEHVDCEVKARSIRLKPSSIDRNHPIVQSGIKLGRTTYGSPTTSDQSLLDIPSVKVGPGDSARSHSSDEFIYVNEIKEGIDLYVAMLEGIM, from the coding sequence ATGACCGATACAAACACTTTATTTAATAACGCAGTTGGGCTGCTCGGGCAGTTAATTGCTACCCAATCGTTTAGCCGGGAAGAGGCAAATACCGCAGCTATTATAGTTGATTTTTTAAATGCTCGCGGTGTTAAAACCGAGCGCAAAATGAATAATATTTGGGCACGTAACCAATATTTTGATGCGGCAAAACCTACTATATTGCTTAACTCGCACCATGATACAGTTAAGCCAAACACGGGTTATACCCGCGACCCTTTTGAGGCTAAAATAGAGGACGGTAAATTATACGGCCTTGGCAGCAATGATGCCGGGGGCAGCCTGGTATCGTTAATATCAACGTTTTTATATTTTTATGAAAGGCAAAATCTTAAATATAATTTGTGCCTAGCCATTACTGCCGAGGAAGAAATTTCGGGGGCCAACGGGTTGGAATTGATTATACCGGACTTAGGCCAACTGGATTTTGCCATTGTGGGCGAACCAACCCAAATGCAGCTTGCCATTGCCGAAAAGGGTTTGATGGTTTTAGATTGCACTGCGCACGGCAAAGCCGGACATGCCGCTCGCGAAGAAGGCGACAACGCCATTTATAAGGCCATGAAGGATATTGAATGGTTCCGCACGTATAGGTTCCCGAAGGAATCGGAGATATTTGGGCCCATTAAAATGTCGGTAACTATGATCAACGCAGGTTCGCAGCATAATGTGGTGCCTGCTACCTGCACCTTTACTGTTGATGTGCGCGTTACGGATGCTTACCGCAATGAGCAAGTGCTGGAGATGATAAAGGAGCATGTTGATTGCGAGGTAAAGGCCCGTTCTATCCGGTTAAAACCATCATCGATAGATAGAAACCACCCGATTGTACAATCGGGCATCAAACTGGGCAGAACAACGTATGGTTCTCCTACCACGTCGGACCAGTCGTTACTGGATATACCATCCGTAAAGGTTGGCCCTGGTGATTCGGCCCGCTCCCACTCTTCGGATGAATTTATTTATGTTAACGAGATTAAGGAAGGGATTGATTTGTATGTTGCGATGCTGGAAGGAATTATGTAG
- the preA gene encoding NAD-dependent dihydropyrimidine dehydrogenase subunit PreA, whose protein sequence is MADISSNFLGIKSPNPFWLASAPPTDKKINVLRAFEAGWGGVVWKTLGTQVKNVSSRYSAVDYHGSRVMGFNNIELISDRPLDINLIEIKEVLKEFPDRAMVVSLMADNDRESWHELIKKVQDTGAHGLELNFGCPHGMTERGMGAAVGQDPEIARMVVEWVMEIATIPVITKLTPNVHSVVPTGLASVLGGTNALSLINTIQSVTGIDLDTLIPNPNVGGKSAFGGYCGPAVKPIALKFLTTIAQNEITRKVPVSGIGGISTWKDAVEFMLLGASNVQVCTAAMKHGFRIVEDMIEGLNYWMDDKGFKTLNDFIGKSVHTMSNWEDLDINYHVIANINQDKCVHCGLCYIACEDTSHQSITLDYGKPYNKYTIKEEECVGCNLCNLVCPVDDCITMVEHRKADEYMNWKDFQRLGLPLNDH, encoded by the coding sequence ATGGCCGATATATCATCAAACTTTTTAGGCATTAAATCGCCAAACCCGTTTTGGTTAGCCAGTGCGCCGCCAACCGATAAAAAAATAAACGTACTCCGCGCTTTCGAAGCCGGGTGGGGCGGCGTGGTATGGAAAACCCTGGGCACACAGGTAAAAAACGTATCGTCGCGCTATTCGGCGGTTGATTATCATGGCAGCCGCGTAATGGGTTTCAATAACATCGAGTTAATATCCGATAGGCCGCTGGATATTAACCTTATCGAAATTAAAGAAGTTTTAAAAGAATTTCCCGATAGGGCAATGGTAGTTTCGCTCATGGCCGATAACGATCGCGAAAGCTGGCACGAACTCATAAAAAAAGTGCAGGATACCGGCGCTCACGGCCTCGAACTTAACTTTGGCTGCCCCCACGGCATGACGGAGCGTGGCATGGGCGCCGCCGTAGGCCAGGATCCCGAAATTGCCCGCATGGTGGTTGAGTGGGTTATGGAAATTGCCACAATACCCGTAATAACCAAATTAACCCCAAATGTGCATTCGGTAGTGCCAACCGGCTTGGCGTCGGTGTTGGGCGGTACAAATGCCCTGTCGTTAATCAATACCATTCAATCCGTAACCGGTATTGATCTCGATACCTTAATTCCAAATCCAAATGTTGGCGGTAAATCGGCCTTTGGCGGTTATTGCGGCCCGGCGGTAAAACCAATAGCCTTAAAATTTTTAACCACCATTGCCCAAAACGAAATTACCCGCAAGGTACCGGTTTCGGGCATAGGCGGCATAAGCACCTGGAAAGATGCTGTTGAGTTTATGCTGCTCGGCGCTTCAAACGTGCAGGTTTGCACCGCAGCCATGAAACATGGTTTCCGCATTGTTGAGGATATGATTGAGGGCCTAAACTATTGGATGGACGATAAAGGCTTTAAAACCCTAAACGATTTTATCGGCAAATCCGTCCACACCATGTCTAACTGGGAAGATCTGGATATCAACTACCACGTTATAGCCAACATTAACCAGGATAAATGTGTGCATTGCGGCTTGTGTTACATCGCTTGCGAAGATACCTCGCACCAATCTATCACGCTTGATTATGGCAAGCCATACAACAAATACACCATTAAAGAAGAAGAGTGCGTAGGCTGCAACCTGTGTAACCTGGTTTGCCCGGTTGACGATTGTATAACCATGGTTGAGCACCGCAAGGCCGACGAATATATGAACTGGAAAGACTTTCAACGCCTGGGTTTGCCCCTTAACGATCATTGA